A single Clostridium sp. AN503 DNA region contains:
- a CDS encoding class C sortase, translating into MKRFRSTLFVVMIFLAGCGLILYPTVSDYWNTRHQSRAIAGYEAGLESLEEEDYTELLKAAREYNQKLVRKGNRFHPSEKEDAYYRSLLSTENSDVMAALEIPAIGAYLPVYHGVDESVLQAGIGHIEGSSLPVGGSSTHCALSGHRGLPSSTLFSNLNQVKEGDRFRIYTLNETLTYEVDQIQVVKPEEVDSLDIEEGRDYCTLITCTPYSINTHRLLVRGVRVEETAEEDGLLPAEKSLAAQSPAQRVIGHLEPGVRLSLAAIPVLFIVLVILLIRSWSGAKKPDEAE; encoded by the coding sequence ATGAAAAGATTTCGTTCGACGCTATTTGTGGTCATGATATTTCTGGCTGGCTGTGGGTTGATCTTATACCCCACAGTCAGCGATTACTGGAACACCCGTCATCAAAGCCGGGCCATCGCAGGATATGAAGCAGGCCTGGAGTCTCTGGAAGAAGAGGATTACACGGAACTTCTGAAGGCCGCCAGGGAATACAACCAGAAACTGGTCAGGAAAGGAAACAGGTTTCATCCGTCGGAAAAGGAGGATGCGTATTACCGCAGCCTGCTTTCCACAGAAAACAGCGACGTCATGGCGGCGCTGGAGATTCCTGCCATCGGAGCCTACCTGCCGGTTTACCACGGTGTTGATGAATCTGTACTGCAGGCGGGGATCGGACATATCGAGGGCAGTTCCCTTCCGGTGGGCGGAAGCTCTACCCACTGTGCACTGTCCGGGCACCGGGGCCTGCCCTCCTCGACCCTGTTTTCAAACCTGAATCAGGTGAAGGAGGGAGACCGGTTCCGGATCTACACCCTGAATGAGACCCTGACTTATGAGGTGGATCAGATCCAGGTTGTGAAGCCGGAGGAGGTGGACAGCCTTGATATCGAAGAAGGCCGCGATTATTGTACGCTCATAACCTGCACTCCTTACAGCATCAATACCCATCGGCTTTTGGTCCGGGGCGTAAGAGTTGAGGAGACGGCAGAAGAAGACGGTTTGTTACCGGCTGAAAAATCACTTGCCGCACAGTCACCGGCGCAGCGGGTGATAGGGCATCTGGAGCCGGGGGTACGTCTGTCTCTGGCGGCAATACCGGTACTTTTCATTGTGCTGGTCATCCTTCTGATCCGTTCATGGAGCGGGGCAAAAAAGCCGGATGAGGCAGAATAG
- a CDS encoding class C sortase, with product MRYLKKYISTILLAAVFLTGSGLLLYPAISDWWNAWHQSRAIASYEAGVERLKQEDYSGLFEAAEEYNRNLLTDNRRFHPDAEQTRYYHTLLLTGNSDVIATVEIPSIKVKLPVYHSTEEAVLQNGIGHIEGSSLPIGGESTHCVLSGHRGLPSARLFTDLNQVIIGDRFYIHVLGKTLTYETDQITVVEPQEMEDVEIIAGEDYCTLVTCTPYGINSHRLLVRGKRVAGDGKSLDSQTSVSNGTGADSTNAGAASDAASVGAAPDTDAASTTAGAASGVTRDWKTRLKQELTRWFPAIAAGLLFAVFLLILAMPVIQKRRKRGKDNHSNPEKKQGGDKR from the coding sequence ATGCGATATCTGAAAAAATATATTTCAACAATCCTGTTGGCGGCGGTATTTCTTACCGGCAGCGGGCTTCTGCTCTATCCGGCTATCAGCGACTGGTGGAACGCCTGGCATCAGAGCCGGGCGATAGCCAGCTATGAGGCGGGAGTGGAGCGGCTTAAGCAGGAAGATTACTCCGGCCTGTTTGAAGCGGCAGAGGAGTATAATCGGAACCTTTTGACGGATAACCGGCGGTTCCATCCCGATGCGGAGCAGACCAGATATTATCATACCCTGCTTTTGACAGGCAACAGTGACGTGATCGCCACAGTGGAGATTCCGTCGATCAAGGTAAAGCTTCCGGTCTATCACAGCACGGAAGAAGCTGTCCTGCAAAACGGCATCGGCCATATTGAAGGCAGTTCCCTGCCCATAGGCGGGGAGTCCACCCACTGTGTCCTGTCCGGACATCGGGGGCTGCCATCCGCCCGCCTGTTCACGGATTTAAACCAGGTGATCATAGGGGATCGTTTTTATATTCATGTGCTTGGGAAAACACTGACTTATGAGACGGACCAGATCACCGTGGTGGAACCACAGGAGATGGAGGATGTGGAGATCATAGCAGGTGAGGACTACTGCACCCTGGTAACCTGCACCCCCTACGGAATCAACAGCCACCGTCTTCTGGTGCGGGGGAAGCGGGTTGCGGGTGATGGGAAGAGCCTGGACTCGCAAACATCTGTTTCCAACGGTACAGGGGCAGATTCCACAAATGCCGGCGCAGCTTCTGACGCAGCATCTGTAGGCGCAGCCCCGGATACTGACGCAGCATCCACAACCGCCGGCGCAGCCTCCGGCGTCACACGTGACTGGAAGACAAGGCTTAAACAGGAGCTGACACGGTGGTTCCCGGCGATTGCGGCCGGCCTGTTGTTTGCGGTGTTCCTGCTGATCCTGGCTATGCCTGTGATCCAGAAGCGGAGGAAGCGGGGAAAAGACAACCATAGTAACCCGGAGAAGAAGCAAGGAGGGGATAAGCGTTGA
- a CDS encoding SpaA isopeptide-forming pilin-related protein, with product MRTQKKKIRAFAWLGVLFLALQSAFPALADSWDPQRRGIAAITTSYVTGSGDSQKRVPVPGVELSLYRIAGVEIRDGQVFYVPSPGLEAFEEILNSGFTEGGNAEAAGQIDESGNLSALLYGSAQKTDADGKAVFAELEAGMYLAKQTAAKNGYYTMKPFLIPVPMMEEDGSGWNYKIEARPKIERHTGGNTPDGGDHPGGGGDRPTPTTAPETVPPFTAVPDPLEPLVPVEMIERLPQTGMRRLPVILCAVGGFILIGGGWVMRRRDRQQREDEE from the coding sequence TTGAGAACACAGAAAAAAAAGATCAGGGCGTTTGCATGGCTGGGAGTTCTGTTCCTGGCATTGCAGAGCGCGTTTCCGGCCCTTGCGGACTCCTGGGACCCACAGCGCCGTGGGATAGCCGCCATAACCACATCCTACGTCACGGGAAGCGGGGACAGCCAGAAGCGGGTCCCGGTCCCGGGCGTGGAACTTAGCCTTTACCGGATCGCCGGAGTGGAGATCCGGGACGGGCAGGTGTTCTATGTCCCGTCGCCGGGACTGGAAGCCTTTGAAGAGATCTTAAACAGCGGATTTACAGAAGGCGGGAATGCAGAGGCGGCAGGCCAGATCGACGAAAGCGGGAATCTGAGCGCGCTGCTGTATGGAAGCGCACAGAAGACCGACGCAGATGGAAAAGCCGTTTTTGCGGAGCTGGAAGCAGGAATGTATCTGGCGAAACAGACCGCGGCAAAGAACGGTTACTATACCATGAAGCCGTTTCTCATCCCGGTGCCAATGATGGAGGAGGATGGAAGCGGTTGGAACTATAAAATAGAAGCAAGACCTAAGATCGAACGTCATACCGGCGGAAACACGCCGGATGGCGGGGATCATCCGGGTGGAGGCGGGGACAGGCCAACCCCCACAACAGCGCCTGAAACCGTGCCTCCGTTTACAGCGGTTCCGGACCCCCTGGAACCGCTGGTACCGGTAGAGATGATCGAGCGCCTTCCGCAGACAGGAATGCGGCGTTTGCCGGTGATCCTGTGCGCGGTAGGCGGATTTATCCTGATCGGGGGCGGCTGGGTGATGCGCCGCCGGGACAGGCAGCAGCGAGAAGATGAAGAATAA
- a CDS encoding sortase has product MRRWNRGSIFMLLGVLMILASAGFWSVNALEERQAGIAAEQAAELLKKEIADARFRSQEIADAQAGNQEIADAWAGELAEEAGTSGEGTSGDTDAAGPEGDERITATLLSGDYLGILSLPELGLELPVAAQWSYPALRKTPCRYSGSVEEENLVILAHNYERHFGGLKRLKPGARITFTGLDGGETVYEAVDVRTLGPDQGEEMLKGDWQLLLFTCTYGGENRVAVRCRKTDA; this is encoded by the coding sequence ATGAGACGATGGAACAGAGGAAGTATATTCATGCTGCTGGGAGTGCTGATGATCCTGGCGTCTGCCGGCTTTTGGAGCGTTAACGCGTTGGAAGAGCGGCAGGCCGGGATTGCGGCAGAACAGGCAGCCGAACTATTGAAAAAAGAGATCGCGGATGCCCGGTTCAGAAGTCAGGAGATCGCGGACGCCCAGGCGGGGAATCAAGAGATTGCGGATGCCTGGGCGGGAGAGCTGGCGGAGGAGGCGGGAACATCCGGTGAGGGAACATCCGGTGACACAGACGCAGCCGGTCCGGAAGGAGACGAAAGAATAACCGCCACCCTCTTGTCAGGAGACTACTTGGGAATTCTCTCCCTTCCGGAACTGGGCCTGGAGCTTCCGGTTGCAGCGCAGTGGAGCTACCCGGCCCTGCGTAAGACCCCCTGCCGCTACAGTGGGAGTGTGGAGGAAGAAAACCTGGTCATCCTGGCACACAATTACGAAAGGCATTTTGGCGGATTAAAAAGATTGAAGCCAGGAGCCAGGATCACATTTACCGGCCTGGACGGGGGTGAGACGGTCTATGAAGCGGTGGATGTCCGGACCCTTGGTCCGGACCAGGGAGAGGAGATGCTGAAGGGCGACTGGCAGTTACTGCTTTTCACATGTACCTACGGAGGAGAAAACCGCGTGGCGGTCCGGTGCCGGAAAACTGACGCTTAA
- a CDS encoding sugar O-acetyltransferase yields MDNRARLEAGQLYDPADSDIMQEQSACLEKQYEYNHTRPSEADRRERLLEEMFGSIGEECYIEPPLCANWGGRNVHMGSHVYANFNLTLVDDGNIYIGDYVMFGPNVTLTTSGHPVEPHLRKQALQFCADVNIGNNVWIGAGAVVLPGVTIGDNSVIGAGSVVTKDIPANVVAVGNPCRVLRDIGERDREYYFKNRKIDLEIPGEE; encoded by the coding sequence ATGGATAACAGAGCGAGGCTGGAGGCCGGACAGTTGTATGACCCGGCTGACAGCGACATTATGCAGGAGCAGTCAGCCTGCCTGGAGAAGCAGTACGAGTACAACCACACGCGCCCGTCAGAGGCGGACAGGCGGGAAAGGCTTTTAGAAGAGATGTTTGGCAGCATCGGAGAGGAGTGCTATATTGAACCTCCGCTCTGTGCCAACTGGGGCGGACGGAACGTGCATATGGGGAGCCATGTGTATGCGAACTTTAACCTGACCCTGGTAGATGATGGGAATATCTATATCGGGGACTATGTGATGTTTGGCCCCAATGTGACCCTGACCACATCCGGGCATCCGGTAGAGCCGCATCTGAGGAAACAGGCGCTGCAGTTCTGCGCGGACGTTAACATTGGCAATAATGTATGGATCGGCGCGGGGGCGGTAGTGCTGCCGGGGGTGACGATCGGGGACAATTCTGTGATCGGCGCAGGCAGTGTGGTCACAAAGGATATCCCGGCCAATGTGGTGGCTGTGGGGAATCCGTGCCGGGTACTGCGGGATATTGGAGAGCGCGACCGGGAATACTATTTTAAAAATCGGAAGATCGATCTTGAGATTCCGGGAGAGGAGTGA
- the bcp gene encoding thioredoxin-dependent thiol peroxidase yields the protein MLEVGTKAPDFTLEDKEGNQVSLSDFSGKRFVLYFYPRDNTAGCTRQACAFAAVYKQFENLGVPVVGISKDSVKSHQNFAKKHELPFILLSDPELQAIQAYDVWKEKKLYGKVSMGVVRSTYVIDENGVIEKAMEKVKPDTNAAEILEYLMG from the coding sequence ATGTTGGAGGTTGGAACAAAAGCGCCGGATTTTACACTGGAGGATAAGGAGGGGAATCAGGTTTCGCTGTCGGATTTTTCCGGCAAACGGTTTGTCCTGTATTTCTATCCCAGAGATAACACTGCGGGCTGTACCCGCCAGGCCTGTGCCTTTGCAGCGGTTTACAAGCAGTTCGAGAACCTGGGCGTGCCGGTGGTCGGTATCAGTAAGGACAGTGTAAAGTCCCACCAGAATTTTGCTAAAAAACATGAGCTGCCGTTTATCCTGCTCTCAGATCCGGAGCTTCAGGCGATCCAGGCCTACGATGTCTGGAAGGAAAAGAAGCTCTATGGAAAGGTGTCTATGGGCGTGGTGCGCAGCACCTATGTGATCGATGAGAACGGCGTGATCGAGAAGGCCATGGAAAAAGTGAAGCCGGATACCAATGCGGCTGAGATCCTGGAATATCTGATGGGCTAG
- a CDS encoding DUF885 domain-containing protein, whose amino-acid sequence MHTKQHRNGSSLLSLLLCTVMLCAALLTGCVPRPDGNTPTTAAPYPEETPASYEQFEEKKLEEQNRFNQMEEELFRSEAGGNLLSLHFLLKDPAAYQITSAEHLYTPATLEFAESARQEREELSQQLATFDAALLTEEQKVTLRILQSFLETEKMSDGLELYSQPLAPTIGIQAELPILLCEYTFYQKQDVDDYLKLLENMDEYYAEILQFEQQKADAGLMMSDTSIDHVIESCESYLLVPGDNFMIDSFNSRLDAVAGLTEEEKDQYRAQNSAMLEQHFVPAYQLLIDEMQKFKGTGTNEKGMCGYPQGKEYYKYQVFASTGTSYGSVESLLAAIGQNIDKNLAETSALLTEHPELIEAFDTYQYLYTEPADIMEALKTLTARDFPALPECSYTFKDVPRALELSLSPAFYLVSPIDDTSSNTIYINRNPRYASSELFGTIAHEGYPGHLYQHVYFTDACGSNLRKNLTFLGYSEGWATYVEHLSYTLDNGLDPDLGRLLAANSMASLGLHAYLDISINYMGWDKAQVQEYLAKYYSKPEDVVDSIYSAMVENPANYLSYYVGCMEIQNMRETAEKQLGDKFNAKEFHRFLLDIGNAPFDVIQPYFTTWLMKQKM is encoded by the coding sequence ATGCATACAAAACAACACCGAAACGGCAGTTCTCTGCTTTCTCTCCTGCTCTGCACCGTGATGCTCTGCGCGGCGCTGCTCACCGGTTGTGTGCCCCGCCCGGACGGGAATACGCCGACCACTGCAGCCCCATACCCGGAAGAAACACCGGCCAGTTACGAGCAGTTTGAAGAGAAAAAGCTGGAAGAACAGAACCGTTTCAACCAGATGGAAGAAGAATTGTTCCGCAGTGAAGCCGGAGGCAACCTGCTCAGCCTGCATTTTCTGCTGAAAGATCCCGCCGCTTACCAGATCACATCTGCCGAACATCTTTATACCCCTGCTACCCTGGAATTTGCGGAGTCTGCCCGACAGGAGCGCGAGGAACTGTCACAGCAGCTTGCCACCTTCGATGCGGCGCTTCTCACCGAGGAGCAGAAGGTAACCCTGCGGATCCTGCAAAGCTTCCTGGAAACAGAAAAAATGAGCGACGGCCTGGAGCTGTATTCCCAGCCTCTTGCCCCTACCATCGGCATTCAGGCGGAGCTTCCCATCCTTTTGTGCGAGTATACCTTTTATCAAAAACAGGATGTGGATGATTATCTGAAGCTGCTGGAAAACATGGATGAATATTACGCAGAGATCCTCCAGTTTGAGCAACAAAAGGCGGACGCCGGACTGATGATGAGCGACACATCCATTGACCATGTGATCGAATCCTGTGAGAGTTATCTCCTGGTGCCGGGGGACAATTTTATGATCGATTCCTTTAACAGCCGCCTGGATGCAGTGGCGGGGCTGACAGAGGAGGAAAAGGACCAGTACAGGGCGCAGAATTCCGCCATGCTGGAGCAGCATTTCGTTCCGGCTTACCAGCTTCTGATCGATGAAATGCAGAAGTTTAAAGGTACGGGAACCAATGAAAAAGGAATGTGCGGATACCCCCAGGGCAAGGAGTACTATAAATATCAGGTTTTCGCCAGCACCGGCACCTCTTATGGCTCGGTAGAAAGCCTGCTGGCTGCTATCGGGCAGAATATTGACAAAAACCTGGCTGAGACCTCCGCCCTGCTGACAGAACACCCTGAGCTTATAGAGGCTTTTGATACCTATCAGTACCTTTATACAGAACCCGCGGATATCATGGAGGCTCTGAAAACCCTGACCGCCAGGGATTTCCCGGCACTGCCGGAATGCAGCTACACCTTCAAGGATGTTCCCCGTGCGCTGGAGCTGTCCTTAAGCCCGGCATTTTATCTGGTATCGCCCATTGACGACACCAGCAGCAACACCATTTATATCAACCGCAACCCCCGGTACGCCTCCTCAGAGCTGTTCGGCACCATCGCCCACGAAGGCTACCCCGGGCACTTATACCAGCATGTGTATTTCACTGACGCCTGCGGTTCCAACCTGCGGAAGAATTTGACCTTCCTCGGTTACAGCGAAGGCTGGGCAACCTATGTGGAGCACCTTTCCTACACCCTGGACAATGGCCTGGACCCGGATCTTGGAAGGCTTCTCGCCGCCAACAGCATGGCAAGCCTCGGACTCCACGCCTACCTGGATATCTCCATCAATTATATGGGCTGGGATAAAGCCCAGGTCCAGGAATATCTTGCAAAATATTACAGCAAACCGGAGGATGTAGTGGATTCCATCTACAGCGCCATGGTAGAAAATCCAGCCAACTATCTGTCCTATTACGTGGGCTGTATGGAGATTCAGAATATGCGGGAGACCGCCGAGAAGCAGCTAGGAGATAAGTTCAATGCAAAAGAATTCCACCGTTTTCTGTTGGACATCGGAAATGCGCCGTTTGATGTGATCCAGCCATACTTTACCACATGGCTTATGAAACAGAAGATGTAG
- the metG gene encoding methionine--tRNA ligase yields the protein MCQNESCNCKKPYYITTAIAYTSGKPHIGNTYEIVLADSIARFKREQGYDVRFQTGTDEHGQKIELKAEAAGVSPKEFVDGVAGQIRDIWDLMNTSYDKFIRTTDADHEAQVQKIFKKLYDKGDIYKGYYEGLYCTPCESFFTESQLVDGKCPDCGREVQPAKEEAYFFKMSKYADRLIAHINEHPEFIQPVSRKNEMMNNFLLPGLQDLCVSRTSFTWGIPVSFDPKHVTYVWLDALTNYITGLGYDCDGASGELYDRFWPADLHLIGKDIIRFHTIYWPIFLMALDLPLPKQVFGHPWLLQGDGKMSKSKGNVLYADTLVDFFGVDAVRYFVLHEMPFDNDGVISWELMVERMNSDLANILGNLVNRTISMSNKYFGGEVRDGGAAGEVDADLKAVVLDSVKKADAKMDELRVADAISEIFNIFRRCNKYIDETMPWALAKDEAQKDRLATVLYNLVEAITIGASLLESFMPETSAKILAQLHAEKRSLSAMDQFGLYPSGSHVTDKPEILFARMDMKEVLDKVEAMHAAEAAAAGAADGAADASDDAVIDIEAKPEITYDDFAKLQFQVGEIIACEAVPKSKKLLCSRVKVGSQVKQIVSGIKAYYSPEEMVGKKVMVVVNLKPAKLAGVLSEGMLLCAEDAEGNLSLMVPEKKMPAGAEIC from the coding sequence ATGTGTCAGAATGAAAGCTGCAACTGTAAAAAACCTTATTATATTACCACGGCGATCGCCTATACATCCGGCAAGCCGCATATCGGCAACACCTATGAGATCGTGCTGGCGGACAGCATTGCCCGGTTTAAGAGGGAACAGGGCTACGACGTCCGGTTCCAGACCGGTACCGACGAGCATGGACAGAAGATCGAGCTGAAGGCGGAAGCAGCAGGCGTTTCCCCGAAGGAGTTTGTAGACGGAGTGGCAGGACAGATCCGGGATATCTGGGATCTGATGAATACCTCCTATGACAAGTTTATCCGAACCACCGATGCGGATCACGAGGCTCAGGTGCAGAAGATCTTTAAGAAGCTCTATGACAAGGGCGATATCTATAAAGGCTATTATGAGGGGCTTTACTGCACGCCGTGCGAGTCCTTTTTTACCGAGTCCCAGCTGGTGGACGGCAAGTGCCCGGACTGCGGACGTGAGGTGCAGCCTGCGAAGGAGGAGGCATACTTCTTCAAGATGAGCAAATACGCGGACAGGCTGATCGCCCATATCAATGAGCATCCTGAGTTTATCCAGCCGGTATCCCGCAAGAATGAGATGATGAACAACTTCCTTCTCCCGGGCCTGCAGGATCTGTGCGTTTCCAGGACTTCCTTCACCTGGGGGATCCCGGTCAGCTTTGATCCGAAGCATGTGACCTATGTGTGGCTGGATGCTCTGACCAACTATATCACCGGACTGGGGTATGACTGCGATGGTGCAAGCGGGGAGCTGTATGACAGGTTCTGGCCGGCGGATCTTCATCTGATCGGTAAGGATATCATCCGTTTCCATACGATCTATTGGCCGATCTTTTTGATGGCGCTGGATCTGCCGCTGCCGAAGCAGGTATTTGGACATCCGTGGCTCTTACAGGGCGACGGCAAGATGAGCAAATCCAAGGGGAATGTGCTTTATGCAGATACCCTGGTAGACTTCTTCGGCGTGGACGCGGTGCGTTATTTCGTGCTGCATGAGATGCCCTTTGACAATGACGGTGTGATCTCCTGGGAGCTGATGGTAGAGCGGATGAATTCCGATCTGGCGAACATCCTGGGCAATCTGGTGAACCGTACGATCTCCATGTCCAACAAATACTTTGGCGGTGAGGTGCGCGACGGCGGTGCAGCCGGTGAAGTGGATGCAGATCTGAAGGCTGTGGTACTGGATTCCGTGAAGAAAGCGGATGCGAAGATGGACGAGCTGCGGGTAGCGGACGCGATCAGTGAGATCTTCAATATCTTCCGCCGCTGCAACAAATATATCGACGAGACCATGCCCTGGGCGCTGGCGAAGGATGAGGCGCAGAAAGACCGTCTTGCCACCGTTCTCTACAACCTGGTGGAGGCGATCACCATCGGCGCGTCCCTGCTTGAGTCCTTTATGCCGGAGACTTCCGCGAAGATCCTGGCACAGCTCCACGCAGAGAAACGCAGCTTATCCGCCATGGATCAGTTTGGACTGTATCCTTCCGGAAGCCATGTGACAGACAAACCGGAGATCCTGTTTGCGAGAATGGATATGAAGGAAGTCCTGGACAAAGTGGAGGCCATGCATGCAGCCGAGGCGGCGGCAGCCGGCGCGGCTGATGGCGCAGCTGATGCGTCCGATGACGCCGTCATCGATATCGAGGCGAAGCCGGAGATCACCTATGATGATTTTGCAAAGCTCCAGTTCCAGGTCGGGGAGATCATTGCCTGCGAGGCAGTGCCCAAGTCCAAGAAACTTCTCTGCTCCAGGGTAAAGGTCGGAAGCCAGGTGAAGCAGATCGTCAGCGGTATTAAGGCGTACTATTCACCGGAAGAGATGGTCGGCAAGAAGGTCATGGTCGTTGTGAACTTAAAGCCTGCAAAGCTGGCTGGCGTCCTGTCTGAGGGAATGCTGCTCTGTGCAGAGGATGCAGAAGGCAACCTGTCCCTGATGGTGCCGGAGAAGAAGATGCCTGCAGGAGCCGAGATCTGCTGA
- a CDS encoding TraX family protein — protein MTLSLNGRLNGNQLKLIAVISMLVDHIGYLLVGDGVILPMMMRLGKPMGGWWILYCVLRMIGRVAFPIFCFLLLEGFLHTRDWRRYALRLGVFAVVSEIPFDLMGAHVPMSWDVQNVFFTLFLGLLMMKALETVGAVDLWKPGSAQMPLKTLLQLAVILLFCGAAWLLKTDYGYIGIMLIALLYWFRWDRTRMCVMGFVWMVMTMRTLYMIPGLALGFFLIYLYNGQRGKWKGKYLFYLFYPAHMLALAGIYHLIFV, from the coding sequence ATGACATTGAGTTTGAACGGCAGATTAAACGGCAATCAGTTAAAGCTGATTGCCGTTATCAGTATGCTGGTGGATCATATCGGGTACCTGCTTGTGGGAGACGGCGTGATCCTGCCTATGATGATGCGGCTGGGGAAACCCATGGGCGGCTGGTGGATCCTCTACTGCGTGCTGAGGATGATTGGCAGGGTGGCATTTCCCATCTTCTGTTTTCTGCTGCTGGAAGGTTTTTTGCACACCCGGGATTGGAGACGGTATGCGCTGCGTCTCGGTGTGTTTGCGGTGGTCTCGGAGATTCCCTTTGACCTGATGGGCGCCCATGTGCCGATGTCCTGGGACGTGCAGAACGTATTTTTTACCCTGTTTTTGGGACTTCTGATGATGAAAGCGTTGGAAACGGTCGGGGCCGTGGATCTGTGGAAGCCTGGAAGTGCGCAGATGCCGCTGAAGACGCTCCTGCAGCTGGCGGTGATCCTTTTGTTTTGTGGTGCAGCCTGGCTGCTTAAAACAGATTATGGCTATATCGGGATCATGCTGATCGCATTGTTATACTGGTTCCGCTGGGACCGGACCAGGATGTGTGTGATGGGATTTGTGTGGATGGTCATGACGATGCGGACCCTTTATATGATTCCGGGCCTGGCGCTGGGATTTTTCCTGATATACCTTTACAATGGGCAGCGCGGCAAGTGGAAGGGGAAGTACCTCTTTTACCTGTTTTATCCGGCGCATATGCTGGCATTGGCCGGGATCTATCATTTGATTTTTGTGTAA
- a CDS encoding TatD family hydrolase: MIFDTHAHYDDEAFDEDREAILNSLVENGIGAVVNIGASIQSTKNTLELIKRYPFVYGAVGVHPNETGELNDHLMDWLKHVAGEEKVVAIGEIGLDYYWNEPEPEVQKHWFVRQLALAREVNLPVVVHSRDAAKDTLDIIKAERAGELGGVIHCFSYSLEMAREYLNLGFYLGIGGVLTFNNARKLKEVVEYMPLDRIVLETDCPYLSPVPNRGKRNSSLNLPYVVEAVSQIKGVAPEEVIAVTQQNARKMYRLL, from the coding sequence ATGATTTTTGATACCCATGCCCACTACGATGATGAGGCATTTGACGAGGACCGCGAGGCAATTCTTAACAGCCTTGTGGAGAACGGGATCGGAGCGGTGGTAAACATCGGAGCCAGCATCCAATCCACGAAAAATACGCTGGAGCTTATAAAACGGTATCCTTTTGTCTATGGGGCCGTGGGCGTCCATCCCAATGAGACCGGAGAGCTGAACGATCATCTGATGGACTGGCTGAAGCACGTGGCCGGGGAGGAGAAGGTGGTCGCCATCGGTGAGATCGGCCTTGACTACTACTGGAATGAGCCGGAGCCGGAGGTGCAGAAGCATTGGTTTGTGCGTCAGCTTGCTCTTGCGAGGGAAGTGAATCTGCCTGTTGTTGTTCACAGCCGGGACGCGGCGAAGGATACGCTGGATATTATAAAGGCGGAGCGGGCCGGGGAGCTGGGCGGGGTCATCCACTGCTTCTCCTACAGCCTGGAGATGGCGAGAGAGTATTTAAATCTGGGCTTTTATCTTGGGATCGGAGGCGTCCTGACCTTTAACAACGCCCGGAAGCTGAAAGAAGTTGTGGAGTATATGCCGTTGGACCGGATCGTTCTGGAGACCGACTGTCCGTACTTATCCCCGGTCCCGAACCGGGGGAAACGCAATTCTTCCCTGAACCTGCCCTATGTGGTGGAGGCGGTCAGCCAGATAAAAGGAGTGGCGCCGGAAGAAGTGATCGCGGTGACGCAGCAGAATGCGAGAAAGATGTACAGGCTTTTGTGA